From a single Phalacrocorax aristotelis chromosome 1, bGulAri2.1, whole genome shotgun sequence genomic region:
- the CD2 gene encoding T-cell surface antigen CD2, with translation MNFRRIFLVKCLLLLFPSVKCSVTNPIYMPVNESALLSITATGNIYEATWLRDKVKLLQIKDNKVRYYVNKEQCRCKIFPNGTLQIEQVVKEDSGEYKVIVYQKDGKLKAEENTMFIVQEPVPQPVLSAECRNKTVKCEVKQKTKNEIFIIELTNDKNKQVVNGTNVELPVQRSGTFRCVVKNQVSKKMTEKVIKCSGQLDFHLILSIAGGVIFFVIFVTLLIYCIKKKAERPEDVDEEQMMQARKVDSEIVSRELPQPPCNPTPKQLRVQQWPQPQPKVQQQALPPRPRPRTQQRTPNHPRERP, from the exons GCTCCGTCACCAACCCGATTTACATGCCAGTGAATGAGTCGGCTCTTCTCAGCATCACTGCTACCGGGAATATATATGAAGCAACATGGCTGAGAGACAAAGTAAAGTTGCTTCAGATAAAAGACAATAAAGTTAGGTACTATGTGAACAAGGAGCAGTGCAGGTGTAAGATATTCCCAAATGGGACTCTGCAAATAGAGCAGGTGGTGAAAGAGGACAGTGGAGAGTACAAGGTGATCGTTTATCAGAAAGACGGGAAAttgaaggcagaagaaaatacaatgttTATCGTTCAGG agcCTGTCCCTCAGCCAGTCCTCAGTGCTGAATGCAGGAATAAAACTGTCAAGTGTGAAGTGAAGCAGAagactaaaaatgaaatatttattatagaACTGACTAATGATAAGAACAAACAAGTCGTAAATGGAACAAATGTGGAATTGCCCGTGCAGCGTTCTGGGACGTTCAGATGTGTTGTTAAGAACCAAGTCAGCAAAAAAATGACCGAAAAAGTAATTAAGTgctcag GCCAGCTGGACTTTCATCTCATCTTAAGCATAGCAGGAGGTGTGATcttttttgtcatctttgtgactttgcttatttattgtatcaagaagaaagcagaaaggccTGAAGATGTTG ATGAGGAGCAAATGATGCAGGCTCGCAAGGTGGACAGTGAAATTGTGAGCCGggagctccctcagccgccgTGCAACCCTACCCCGAAGCAGCTGCGTGTGCAGCAGTGGCCACAGCCGCAGCCCAAGGTGCAGCAGCAAGCACTACCCCCACGGCCCAGGCCTCGCACTCAGCAACGGACTCCAAACCACCCAAGAGAAAGACCTTGA